One part of the Solanum dulcamara chromosome 3, daSolDulc1.2, whole genome shotgun sequence genome encodes these proteins:
- the LOC129882057 gene encoding ras-related protein RABC2a-like, whose product MGPSTATTVQSNSSYDLSFKILLIGDSGVGKSSLLVSFISNVVDDLAPTIGVDFKIKTLTVSGKRLKLTIWDTAGQERFRTLTSSYYRGAQGIILVYDVTRRETFTNLSDVWAKEVELYSNNQDCVKMLVGNKVDRESERAVTREEGIALAKDLGGLFLECSAKTRENVQHCFEELALQIMEVPSLLEEGSTVGKRNILKQKQEQQTQQSGGGCCS is encoded by the exons ATGGGTCCATCGACGGCGACGACGGTGCAGAGCAACAGCAGTTACGATCTATCGTTTAAGATCTTGTTGATCGGAGATTCTGGAGTCGGAAAGAGTAGCTTGCTTGTTAGCTTCATTTCTAATGTCGTTGACGATCTGGCCCCTACCATTG GTGTCGATTTCAAGATTAAGACACTCACTGTTAGTGGGAAAAGACTGAAGCTTACCATTTGGGACACAG CTGGACAGGAGAGGTTCAGAACACTGACAAGCTCTTACTACAGAGGTGCTCAGGGGATCATTCTTG TCTATGATGTAACAAGAAGAGAGACCTTCACAAACCTGTCTGATGTGTGGGCAAAAGAGGTGGAGCTGTATAGTAATAATCAGGATTGTGTAAAGATGCTGGTTGGAAATAAAGTTGACAGA GAATCTGAGAGAGCTGTGACCAGGGAAGAAGGCATTGCCTTAGCAAAGGATCTTGGAGGTTTATTTCTTGAATGTAGTGCTAAAACTCGAGAAAATGTGCAACACTGCTTTGAAGAGCTTGCCTTACAG ATAATGGAGGTGCCTAGTCTCCTTGAAGAAGGATCCACTGTAGGGAAGAGAAATATCTTGAAACAGAAACAAGAACAGCAAACACAACAGAGCGGTGGTGGTTGCTGCTCATGA
- the LOC129882056 gene encoding uncharacterized protein LOC129882056, with translation MDREWGSKPGSGGAASAQNEAIDRRERLRRLALETIDLAKDPYFMRNHLGSYECKLCLTLHNNEGNYLAHTQGKRHQTNLAKRAAREAKDAPAQPQPHKRKVTLKRNVKIGRPGYRVTKQFDPETKQRSLLFQIEYPEIEDNTKPRHRFMSSFEQKIQPFDKRYQFLLFAAEPYEIISFKVPSTEIDKSTPKFFSHWDPDSKMFTLQLYFKTKPPETNKPPTAPTDNGLSAPGASSRPLPPPPQAPPPPPPQGLPPGAPNPPRGPPSAPGSMPPPPPSMGNGPRPMPPGGNLPAPPPPPVGGGAMANFTPGGHMGRPPMMPPQGFQGQQMQGQGMRPPPPPPNMG, from the exons ATGGACAGAGAATGGGGTTCGAAGCCGGGAAGCGGCGGCGCTGCCTCCGCCCAAAACGAAGCGATCGACCGCCGTGAGCGGTTGCGCCGTCTAGCTTTAGAAACCATAGACCTCGCAAAAGATCCATATTTCATGCGAAATCATCTCGGAAGCTATGAATGTAAGCTTTGCTTGACGTTACACAACAATGAAGGGAATTACTTGGCTCACACTCAAGGAAAACGGCATCAGACTAATTTAGCTAAAAGAGCTGCTCGTGAAGCTAAGGATGCTCCTGCTCAACCTCAGCCTCATAAGCGCAAAGTCACTCTCAAAAGAAACG TTAAAATTGGTAGGCCTGGCTACCGAGTGACCAAGCAATTTGATCCGGAGACAAAACAAAGATCTCTTCTATTCCAG ATTGAATATCCTGAGATTGAAGACAACACAAAGCCAAGGCACCGATTCATGTCCTCATTCGAGCAG AAAATCCAACCATTTGACAAAAGATATCAGTTTCTTCTGTTTGCTGCTGAACCATATGAGATCATTTCATTTAAG GTTCCAAGCACTGAGATTGACAAATCAACTCCCAAGTTTTTCTCGCATTGGGATCCAGACTCAAAAATGTTCACT TTGCAGTTATACTTCAAGACTAAGCCACCGGAGACCAACAAGCCACCAACCGCTCCTACAGACAACGGGTTGTCAGCACCTGGTGCCTCATCCAGGCCTCTACCTCCACCACCCCAAGCTCCACCTCCACCGCCACCACAAGGTCTTCCTCCTGGAGCTCCAAATCCACCCAGAGGTCCACCATCCGCCCCTGGATCAATGCCTCCACCCCCTCCCTCTATGGGTAACGGACCAAGACCTATGCCACCAGGAGGTAATTTACCTGCCCCTCCACCTCCTCCTGTTGGTGGTGGAGCAATGGCTAATTTCACTCCAGGTGGGCACATGGGGAGACCTCCAATGATGCCTCCACAAGGTTTTCAAGGCCAACAGATGCAAGGCCAAGGAATGCGCCCGCCGCCTCCACCACCCAACATGGGTTGA
- the LOC129882055 gene encoding phosphatidylinositol 4-phosphate 5-kinase 9 yields MSGLGTIADNIERSITLLDRTKSLDSSLIHDNNDITKSTNGEVCLTSETTNFRVGELLLPNGESYSGSLLGNVPEGSGKYRWSDGCRYEGEWRHGITHGHGKLEFPSGAVYDGEFSGGYMHGEGTYIGPDKVTYRGRWRFNLKHGLGYQMYPNGDIFEGSWIQGTPEGPGKYTWSNGNVYFGNMKGGKISGKGTLTWINGDSYEGSWLNGAMHGVGMYSWSDGSCYIGTWTHSLKDGKGTFYPSGSRLTAGQELYLNALRKRGLLPDMRKQNQVSHIHHAASVDMGNVKVSGKLPERNLLNFGQSRPTNVSLERRWSLEVAIEKVIGHDLDGDMEDAISAPILEREYMQGILISEVVLNERFSPPSGRARRRQKRFVRELKRPGEAIIKGHRSYDLMLSLQLGIRYTVGKITPIQRREIRTSDFGPRASFWMYFPKGGSQLTPTHQSEDFKWKDYCPMVFRNLREMFKIDAADYMMSICGNDALRELSSPGKSGSVFFLSQDDRFMIKTLRKSEVKVLLRMLPDYHRHVRTYENTLITKFFGLHRIKPSSGQKFRFVVMGNMFCTELRIHRRFDLKGSSLGRSADKVEIDENTILKDLDLNYCFYLEPSWREALLRQIEIDSKFLEEQNIMDYSLLLGVHYRAPQHLQSLISCSGRTTADGLEIVAEEESLEDEISPQGLVLVPRGSDDSVVVGPHVRGSRLRASSATGDAEVDLLLPGTARLQIQLGVNMPARAEYIPKEGQTQVFHEVYDVVLYLGIIDILQEYNMSKKLEHAYKSIQFDSVSISAVDPTYYSERFLEFIRKVFPTYAVAT; encoded by the exons ATGTCTGGTCTTGGGACCATTGCCGACAATATTGAAAGATCGATTACTTTATTGGATAGGACAAAGTCACTTGATTCTTCATTAATTCATGACAATAACGACATTACCAAATCGACAAATGGTGAAGTTTGTCTTACTTCTGAAACCACCAACTTTAGAGTTGGGGAGCTCTTATTACCAAATGGGGAATCCTATTCTGGGTCCCTGCTGGGCAACGTCCCTGAAGGTTCTGGAAAGTATAGGTGGTCTGATGGTTGTCGGTATGAGGGTGAGTGGAGACATGGGATAACACATGGTCATGGAAAACTAGAATTTCCTTCTGGTGCTGTTTATGATGGTGAATTTTCAGGTGGTTATATGCATGGTGAGGGGACGTATATTGGACCTGATAAAGTGACCTATAGGGGACGCTGGCGGTTTAACCTTAAACATGGTTTAGGATATCAAATGTATCCCAATGGAGATATTTTTGAAGGGTCCTGGATTCAGGGAACCCCTGAAGGGCCAGGTAAGTATACATGGTCTAACGGGAATGTCTACTTTGGAAACATGAAAGGAGGGAAAATATCAGGGAAAGGAACTCTCACTTGGATTAACGGAGATTCGTATGAAGGGAGCTGGTTAAATGGTGCAATGCATGGCGTCGGTATGTATTCGTGGAGTGATGGTAGCTGTTATATTGGTACATGGACGCACAGTCTAAAGGATGGAAAAGGAACATTTTATCCTAGTGGTAGCAGGCTTACGGCTGGTCAAGAATTGTACCTCAATGCTTTGAGAAAACGAGGGTTACTGCCAGATATGAGAAAACAAAATCAAGTCTCCCATATCCATCATGCCGCTTCAGTTGATATGGGAAATGTCAAAGTCAGTGGTAAACTTCCCGAGAGAAACCTGTTAAATTTCGGGCAGTCACGACCTACAAATGTTTCTCTGGAAAGACGATGGAGTCTTGAAGTAGCCATTGAGAAAGTTATTGGACATGATTTAGATGGAGATATGGAGGATGCTATCAGTGCTCCTATTTTGGAAAGAGAGTACATGCAAGGCATCCTAATCAGTGAGGTTGTCTTAAATGAGCGTTTTTCACCACCATCTGGGAGAGCCAGAAGGAGGCAAAAGAGATTTGTAAGGGAATTAAAGAGACCAGGTGAAGCAATCATAAAGGGTCACAGGAGTTATGATTTAATGCTCAGTCTGCAGCTTGGGATCAG ATACACTGTGGGGAAAATTACACCTATACAAAGACGAGAAATACGGACTTCAGATTTTGGCCCACGTGCTAGCTTTTGGATGTATTTTCCAAAAGGAGGATCACAATTGACACCTACACATCAGTCTGAAGATTTCAAGTGGAAAGATTATTGCCCAATGGTCTTCAG GAATCTGAGGGAGATGTTTAAGATTGATGCTGCTGATTATATGATGTCAATTTGTGGAAATGATGCCCTTAGAGAGCTTTCTTCTCCTGGAAAAAGTGGCAGTGTATTTTTCCTGTCTCAAGATGACCGTTTCATGATTAAGACATTACGTAAATCTGAAGTTAAG GTTTTGCTGCGGATGCTTCCGGATTATCATCGCCATGTCAGGACATATGAGAATACTCTCATCACTAAATTTTTCGGACTTCACAGGATAAAACCTTCTAGTGGACAAAAG TTCCGCTTTGTTGTAATGGGAAATATGTTTTGTACGGAGTTGAGAATCCACCGAAGATTTGATCTTAAAGGTTCTTCACTAGGACGATCTGCAGACAAGGTTGAAATTGATGAGAACACAATACTTAAGGATCTAGATTTGAACTACTGCTTTTATCTAGAGCCTTCTTGGCGCGAAGCTTTATTAAG GCAGATCGAAATTGACAGTAAATTCTTGGAGGAACAGAACATTATGGATTACAGCCTCTTGTTAGGTGTTCACTATAGAGCACCTCAACACCTACAATCTCTCATATCGTGCAGTGGACGCACCACAGCAGATGGATTAGAAATTGTTGCAGAAGAAG AGTCTCTGGAGGATGAAATATCACCCCAGGGCCTTGTTTTGGTCCCACGTGGAAGCGATGATAGTGTCGTCGTGGGTCCTCATGTCAGAGGCAGCCGATTACGAGCGTCATCAGCTACTGGTGATGCGGAAGTGGACCTCCTTCTCCCCGGGACAGCAAG ACTCCAGATTCAGCTTGGCGTGAATATGCCGGCAAGGGCAGAGTATATACCAAAGGAAGGTCAAACACAGGTGTTTCACGAAGTATACGACGTCGTGTTATACCTTGGGATAATTGACATATTGCAAGAATACAACATGAGCAAGAAGTTAGAACACGCATACAAATCGATTCAGTTTGATTCTGTGTCCATCTCTGCTGTTGACCCAACGTATTATTCGGAGAGGTTTTTAGAGTTCATTCGGAAGGTCTTCCCTACATATGCAGTAGCAACTTGA